From the genome of Schaalia odontolytica:
GCGGTGCGCGCGCGGGCGTCGGCGACCAGATCCTTGCCGAGCGCGATCTTGTCGGCCATGTGGCCATCCTCGTTGAAGACGTCCTCAAGGAGCTCCATCCACTCCGCGTAGGTCTCCGAGGGGTTGCCCAGGGTCGTGAAGCCGACGGCCGGGATGCCAGCCTTGCGGAACATTTCGCCGTGTTCCTTGTTGAAGGCGTTGTAGAAGACGACGTCGACGTTCAGGTTCAGGAGGGCCTCGGCGTTGAGCTCGCCCTTGTCGTAGTAGCTGGTGTCCACCTGCATCATTTCGGGCGCCATCTCGGCGGCGATCGTCTGGCTCATGGCCTTGACGCGGGCGGCGCTCATGCCCACCAGGTAGGGGGCCTTGCCGTCGAAGTAGGCCAGGTAAGTGGATTCGATCGGGATCTGGTCGATGGCGACGCGGGTGATCTTCTCGGGCAGGACGACCTCGTTGCCTGCGTGGTCGGTGATCGTGCGCGTCGACGAGGCCGAGGCCTCCTGGGTGGTCGCCTCCGATTGGGTGGTGGTGGAGCCGGAGCTGCCCGCGCAGGCGGTGAGGGCCAGGGTGGCGGTGGCCAGGATCGCGGTCAGGGTGGCGAGGCGGGTTTTCATTGGGTCCTCTCGTGTTTTTGGGATTACGAGGGAGATGCTACACAAAATTAGGTGTTCCTCACAAGGCGGAGTGCGGCATTATGACACGGTGTATTTTCCTGGGGGTCGTGCAGAGGTTTTGGCGGCGTCGATGTGCGTGTTTCTCGGACGCAGATGAGCACGCTCGTTTTTATCCTGGCGTCGATAGGTTGAAGTGTGCGGAAGGAGCATCATGGCTGTGGAGCTCGATCTGGAGCGCGCCCTCGTCATTGGGGTTGCGTCCAGTGCCCTGTTTGACCTGGAAGAGTCCGACGCGGTGTTCCGCGAGCAGGGGGAGGAGCGGTATCGGGAGTATCAGCGCGAACATCTCGATGAGGTGCTCGAACCGGGTGTCGCGTTCCCCTTCATTCGGCGCCTCCTCGACCTGAATGACCTGTCGGATCGGGAGCGGCTGGTGGAGGTCGTCATCCTCTCACGTAATGACCCGGAGACCGGGATGCGGGTCATGCGTTCCGTCGCGAGTCACGGCTTGGACATCACGCGCGCGATCTTCATGCAGGGCCGTGCCCCGTATCGCTTCATGAAGCCACTGCGCATGTCGCTGTTCCTCTCCGCGAACGAGGCCGACGTGCGAGAGGCGATCAGCCTGGGATTTGCG
Proteins encoded in this window:
- a CDS encoding ABC transporter substrate-binding protein, with translation MKTRLATLTAILATATLALTACAGSSGSTTTQSEATTQEASASSTRTITDHAGNEVVLPEKITRVAIDQIPIESTYLAYFDGKAPYLVGMSAARVKAMSQTIAAEMAPEMMQVDTSYYDKGELNAEALLNLNVDVVFYNAFNKEHGEMFRKAGIPAVGFTTLGNPSETYAEWMELLEDVFNEDGHMADKIALGKDLVADARARTAKVPEDQKVSTMVLMGAADGQLAVAGGKDGWFTNEWADSLNYTNVTRDTDTSHTPVTFEQVLTWDPQVLLVTGKGMSNMTANTVLTNSVEGVDLSTLSSVKSGRVYSTGLGMWNWFTPNPDSPIVANWIGASLYPEQFSDVDLVSMTKDYYQKMYNFTLTDEQAQRIVNPDSAS